In Rhodamnia argentea isolate NSW1041297 chromosome 4, ASM2092103v1, whole genome shotgun sequence, the following proteins share a genomic window:
- the LOC115750096 gene encoding aurachin C monooxygenase/isomerase-like: MSHNHDLPHQKQPKAVIVGGSIAGVSCAHALIRAGWDVVVIEKSAKPPKGSPTGAGLSLDPLSQELIGSWTGHPELLRDITSPLTIDLNQAINSEKTRKILTRDENFNHGAAHWATLHDHLFSALPPQIFLWGHLFLSFSVSNDTRSVKIKAQVLDTGENTEVDGDLLVAADGCLSLIRNHFLPDVKLRYSGYCAWRGVFDFSRIEDSETIRKVREAHPELGKCLYLDLAPGNHTVLFEIPKKRLNWIWYLNLPEPDLQGNSVTTKVSDDMIQKMYQDAEKIWHPALVQLMRETKEPFINAIYDCDPLEQIVWDNVVLVGDAAHPTTPHSSRSTNMSILDAAVLGRCLEKWGSENLTTALEEYQSIRLPIASKQVLHARRVGRIKQGLTLTDFKPFNPNTATQVECKMLPQRCVPFFGHNPLLGSSNLLFAGKR; encoded by the exons ATGAGTCACAATCACGATCTTCCTCATCAGAAGCAGCCGAAGGCCGTGATCGTCGGAGGGAGCATAGCAGGTGTGTCCTGCGCGCACGCGCTCATTCGGGCGGGGTGGGACGTTGTCGTCATAGAGAAATCGGCCAAGCCTCCGAAAGGAAGCCCCACCGGTGCAGGACTCAGCTTGGATCCGCTCTCTCAGGAGCTCATCGGGTCCTGGACTGGACACCCTGAGCTCCTCCGCGACATCACCTCTCCTCTCACCATTGATCTT AACCAAGCAATCAACTCGGAGAAAACCAGGAAGATACTAACAAGAGATGAGAATTTCAATCATGGAGCAGCACATTGGGCTACTCTGCATGACCACCTGTTCAGTGCATTGCCACCACAAATATTCCTCTGGGGCCATcttttcctctccttctctgTTTCCAATGATACGCGATCGGTCAAAATCAAGGCCCAAGTTCTCGACACCGGAGAAAACACCGAAGTAGATGGAGATTTGCTCGTCGCTGCAGATGGATGCCTCTCTCTAATTCGCAATCACTTTCTCCCTGACGTCAAACTAAG ATATTCAGGCTATTGCGCCTGGAGaggagtttttgatttttcgaggATTGAAGATTCTGAAACTATCAGGAAAGTTAGGGAGGCACATCCGGAGCTTGGAAAATGCTTGTACTTAGACTTGGCGCCCGGAAATCATACTGTTCTTTTTGAGATCCCAAAGAAAAGGCTGAACTGGATATGGTATTTGAATCTACCTGAACCTGACTTGCAG GGGAATTCAGTTACTACGAAAGTAAGTGATGACATGATTCAGAAGATGTACCAAGATGCAGAGAAAATTTGGCATCCGGCTTTGGTTCAGCTCATGAGAGAAACTAAAGAGCCTTTCATAAATGCCATTTACGACTGTGATCCGCTAGAACAAATAGTTTGGGACAATGTGGTACTTGTTGGTGATGCAGCGCACCCAACGACACCGCACAGCTCAAGGAGCACAAACATGTCGATTCTGGATGCAGCTGTCCTAGGTCGGTGTTTGGAGAAGTGGGGGTCGGAAAATCTAACAACTGCTCTGGAAGAATACCAATCCATTAGGCTACCTATTGCATCCAAGCAAGTCTTGCATGCCCGGCGAGTCGGGAGGATAAAACAAGGTCTTACGCTTACTGACTTCAAACCTTTCAATCCTAACACAGCCACTCAGGTGGAATGCAAGATGCTTCCGCAGAGATGTGTGCCTTTCTTCGGACATAATCCTCTGCTCGGTTCGAGCAACCTTTTATTTGCTGGCAAACGGTGA
- the LOC115750098 gene encoding 6-hydroxynicotinate 3-monooxygenase-like isoform X2 encodes MEGRDEETKETTKPKAKAVIVGGSIAGLSCAHALILAGWDVVVVEKSSAPPTGSPTGAGLGLEPSARKLIEAWLGRAEQLQDATLPLAVDQNNATDSEKNVSWVITRDEEFDFRAAHWTNLHGLLREELPPTVMLYGHVFLSFSLSNDKTEVRVKTKVLKTNDTIEITGNLLVAADGCLSSIRQSFLPNLKLRYSGYCAWRGVLDFSGRENSEAILGIKRAYPDLGKCLYFDLGSGTHSVLYELLNRRLNWIWYINQPEPELKGNSLTMKVSSEMIQKMHREAEKVWLPELARIMKETKEPFINVIYDCDPLERVFWDNVVLVGDAAHPTTPHGLRSTNMSISDATVLGLCLKKWGVKNLQSALCEYQSLRLPVTSKQVLHSRRLGRIKQGLPVAGWEQFDPLTTNREEWQELQQKNMPFFNEVLLPENSSI; translated from the exons ATGGAGGGACGAGACGAAGAAACCAAGGAAACCACAAAGCCCAAGGCCAAGGCAGTGATAGTCGGAGGCAGCATCGCGGGATTATCCTGCGCGCACGCGCTCATCTTAGCAGGATGGGACGTCGTTGTCGTCGAGAAATCGAGCGCGCCGCCCACCGGCAGCCCCACCGGGGCGGGGCTCGGACTCGAACCGTCGGCTCGGAAGCTGATCGAGGCTTGGCTCGGAAGGGCGGAGCAACTCCAGGATGCCACTTTGCCTCTCGCCGTTGATCAG AACAATGCAACAGACAGTGAAAAAAACGTGAGCTGGGTAATTACAAGGGATGAGGAATTCGATTTCAGAGCAGCGCACTGGACCAACCTCCACGGCCTTCTTCGCGAGGAACTACCACCTACTGTTATGTTATATGGTCATGTATTCCTGTCATTCAGCCTATCTAACGACAAGACTGAAGTCAGAGTCAAAACTAAAGTTCTCAAGACCAACGATACCATTGAGATAACCGGTAACTTGCTTGTCGCAGCAGATGGGTGTCTGTCTTCCATTCGACAGAGCTTCCTCCCCAACCTTAAACTGAG GTATTCAGGTTATTGTGCCTGGAGGGGAGTTCTCGATTTTTCGGGACGAGAGAATTCAGAAGCCATTTTGGGGATCAAGAGAGCTTACCCTGATCTTGGGAAGTGTCTGTACTTTGACCTGGGTTCCGGGACTCATAGCGTGCTTTACGAACTCCTGAACAGAAGGCTTAATTGGATTTGGTATATCAATCAGCCCGAGCCTGAACTGAAG GGAAACTCTCTTACCATGAAAGTCAGCAGCGAAATGATCCAGAAGATGCACAGAGAAGCAGAGAAAGTTTGGCTCCCTGAGTTGGCTAGAataatgaaagaaacaaaagaacctTTCATAAACGTCATATATGACTGCGACCCTTTAGAGCGGGTCTTCTGGGACAATGTGGTGTTGGTCGGCGATGCCGCTCACCCGACGACTCCTCACGGTTTGAGAAGCACGAACATGTCTATATCAGATGCTACGGTTCTTGGTTTGTGCCTCAAGAAATGGGGAGTCAAGAATCTGCAATCAGCTCTTTGCGAATATCAGTCTCTACGGCTTCCAGTTACTTCGAAGCAAGTCCTACATTCACGGCGACTGGGCCGCATTAAACAAGGTTTGCCTGTTGCTGGTTGGGAACAGTTTGATCCTTTGACGACAAATCGTGAAGAGTGGCAAGAGCTTCAGCAGAAGAACATGCCCTTCTTCAACGAAGTTCTCCTACCAGAGAACTCTTCTATTTGA
- the LOC115750098 gene encoding 6-hydroxynicotinate 3-monooxygenase-like isoform X1, translating into MEGRDEETKETTKPKAKAVIVGGSIAGLSCAHALILAGWDVVVVEKSSAPPTGSPTGAGLGLEPSARKLIEAWLGRAEQLQDATLPLAVDQNNATDSEKNVSWVITRDEEFDFRAAHWTNLHGLLREELPPTVMLYGHVFLSFSLSNDKTEVRVKTKVLKTNDTIEITGNLLVAADGCLSSIRQSFLPNLKLRYSGYCAWRGVLDFSGRENSEAILGIKRAYPDLGKCLYFDLGSGTHSVLYELLNRRLNWIWYINQPEPELKVNLLGNSLTMKVSSEMIQKMHREAEKVWLPELARIMKETKEPFINVIYDCDPLERVFWDNVVLVGDAAHPTTPHGLRSTNMSISDATVLGLCLKKWGVKNLQSALCEYQSLRLPVTSKQVLHSRRLGRIKQGLPVAGWEQFDPLTTNREEWQELQQKNMPFFNEVLLPENSSI; encoded by the exons ATGGAGGGACGAGACGAAGAAACCAAGGAAACCACAAAGCCCAAGGCCAAGGCAGTGATAGTCGGAGGCAGCATCGCGGGATTATCCTGCGCGCACGCGCTCATCTTAGCAGGATGGGACGTCGTTGTCGTCGAGAAATCGAGCGCGCCGCCCACCGGCAGCCCCACCGGGGCGGGGCTCGGACTCGAACCGTCGGCTCGGAAGCTGATCGAGGCTTGGCTCGGAAGGGCGGAGCAACTCCAGGATGCCACTTTGCCTCTCGCCGTTGATCAG AACAATGCAACAGACAGTGAAAAAAACGTGAGCTGGGTAATTACAAGGGATGAGGAATTCGATTTCAGAGCAGCGCACTGGACCAACCTCCACGGCCTTCTTCGCGAGGAACTACCACCTACTGTTATGTTATATGGTCATGTATTCCTGTCATTCAGCCTATCTAACGACAAGACTGAAGTCAGAGTCAAAACTAAAGTTCTCAAGACCAACGATACCATTGAGATAACCGGTAACTTGCTTGTCGCAGCAGATGGGTGTCTGTCTTCCATTCGACAGAGCTTCCTCCCCAACCTTAAACTGAG GTATTCAGGTTATTGTGCCTGGAGGGGAGTTCTCGATTTTTCGGGACGAGAGAATTCAGAAGCCATTTTGGGGATCAAGAGAGCTTACCCTGATCTTGGGAAGTGTCTGTACTTTGACCTGGGTTCCGGGACTCATAGCGTGCTTTACGAACTCCTGAACAGAAGGCTTAATTGGATTTGGTATATCAATCAGCCCGAGCCTGAACTGAAGGTAAATCTTCTG GGAAACTCTCTTACCATGAAAGTCAGCAGCGAAATGATCCAGAAGATGCACAGAGAAGCAGAGAAAGTTTGGCTCCCTGAGTTGGCTAGAataatgaaagaaacaaaagaacctTTCATAAACGTCATATATGACTGCGACCCTTTAGAGCGGGTCTTCTGGGACAATGTGGTGTTGGTCGGCGATGCCGCTCACCCGACGACTCCTCACGGTTTGAGAAGCACGAACATGTCTATATCAGATGCTACGGTTCTTGGTTTGTGCCTCAAGAAATGGGGAGTCAAGAATCTGCAATCAGCTCTTTGCGAATATCAGTCTCTACGGCTTCCAGTTACTTCGAAGCAAGTCCTACATTCACGGCGACTGGGCCGCATTAAACAAGGTTTGCCTGTTGCTGGTTGGGAACAGTTTGATCCTTTGACGACAAATCGTGAAGAGTGGCAAGAGCTTCAGCAGAAGAACATGCCCTTCTTCAACGAAGTTCTCCTACCAGAGAACTCTTCTATTTGA
- the LOC115750113 gene encoding V-type proton ATPase subunit c''1, translating to MSSSAMVGAASTWSHALVKISPYTFAAIGIAVAIGVSVLGAAWGIYITGSSLIGAAIKAPRITSKNLISVIFCEAVAIYGVIVAIILQTKLESVPLAQLYAPESLRAGYAIFASGIIVGFANLVCGICVGVIGSSCALSDAQNSSLFVKILVIEIFGSALGLFGVIVGIIMSAQATWPSKTV from the exons ATGTCGAGCTCGGCAATGGTGGGAGCCGCGAGCACCTGGTCGCACGCGCTGGTTAAGATCTCGCCCTACACCTTCGCGGCGATCGGGATCGCCGTCGCCATCGGCGTCTCCGTCCTCGGCGCCGCCTG GGGGATTTATATAACTGGGAGCAGTTTGATTGGTGCTGCAATCAAGGCTCCGAGAATCACTTCGAAGAATCTTATCAG CGTAATCTTTTGCGAAGCTGTTGCTATTTATGGTGTCATCGTGGCAATTATACTACAGACGAAGTTAGAAAGTGTTCCATTGGCTCAGTTATATGCTCCGGAGTCTCTTAGAGCCGGATATGCAATCTTTGCTTCTGGGATTATAGTGGGCTTTGCAAACCTTGTCTGCGG GATTTGCGTGGGAGTAATTGGAAGCAGCTGCGCTCTGTCAGATGCCCAGAACTCCTCGCTTTTTGTCAAGATCCTAGTGATAGAGATCTTTGGCAGTGCACTGGGGTTATTCGGGGTGATTGTTGGAATAATCATGTCGGCCCAAGCTACATGGCCTTCAAAAACCGTGTAA
- the LOC115750078 gene encoding protein ECERIFERUM 26-like, protein MAEIPYTCKRTVVSTKPVQPGKRFPLSVLDRLMEPRHLRIVYYYRSGNPGRKAGEWTRTLRESLARTLTSFPKATGRLQRDGEGRWEIECNDAGVRAVEARARGSVEDWLRNAEREDELRLVHWEEMFDAPYFWSTFYVQMTEFEGGGFAIGLSCIHLLADPICATMFIKAWADMTLKAQLAAPPLFHPLPKRQPGHQNEPNHNTSLINHYKSSINTPSPAPGAKFATLSLSFAEPIVRSCVAAAQPVDQHVHWPGLSPFKALAGLFWACISKVRGNREGLVSMCLGLDVRKLLGLEREFFGNCMVYSNSLHAGDNEEDNSLPGAAKAIGEIMAKLDKNGVMDLIGWLELNDISHPESARSLNFPELLFLNLEGIGPHTARFEHAHSPIQVSCYFEPPCGQGQVVILPSATEDAPMSRVVMVTLREDELAKLLEDDLLKSFSPTILMGVNRNRA, encoded by the exons ATGGCCGAGATCCCGTACACGTGCAAGCGAACCGTGGTGAGCACGAAGCCCGTCCAACCGGGGAAGCGCTTCCCCTTGTCGGTCCTCGACCGCCTGATGGAGCCGAGGCACCTGAGGATCGTGTACTACTACCGGTCCGGCAACCCGGGCAGGAAAGCAGGGGAATGGACCAGGACGCTGAGGGAGAGCCTCGCGAGGACGCTCACGAGCTTCCCCAAAGCGACCGGGCGTCTGCAGCGGGACGGCGAAGGGCGGTGGGAGATCGAGTGCAACGACGCGGGGGTGAGGGCGGTGGAGGCTCGCGCCAGAGGAAGCGTCGAGGATTGGCTGCGGAACGCGGAGAGGGAGGACGAGTTGAGGCTGGTCCACTGGGAGGAGATGTTTGACGCTCCATATTTCTGGTCCACCTTCTATGTTCAG ATGACTGAATTTGAAGGAGGTGGGTTTGCTATTGGATTGAGCTGCATCCATCTCCTGGCTGATCCAATCTGTGCCACCATGTTCATCAAGGCTTGGGCAGACATGACTCTCAAAGCCCAATTGGCTGCTCCACCATTGTTCCACCCGCTCCCGAAACGACAACCCGGCCACCAAAACGAACCCAACCACAACACCTCTTTGATCAACCACTACAAGTCCTCCATCAACACGCCGAGCCCCGCCCCCGGCGCAAAGttcgccactctctctctctcattcgcCGAGCCCATCGTCCGATCATGCGTCGCCGCGGCCCAGCCCGTGGACCAGCACGTCCACTGGCCGGGCCTGTCGCCGTTCAAGGCGCTGGCCGGGCTCTTTTGGGCCTGCATAAGCAAGGTGAGGGGAAACAGAGAGGGCCTTGTGAGCATGTGTTTGGGCCTAGATGTGAGAAAACTTTTGGGCCTTGAAAGAGAGTTCTTTGGGAACTGCATGGTCTACAGTAATAGTCTTCACGCGGGAGATAACGAGGAAGACAATAGTTTGCCAGGAGCAGCTAAGGCCATAGGAGAGATCATGGCGAAATTGGACAAGAATGGGGTCATGGATCTAATAGGGTGGTTAGAGCTTAACGACATTAGCCATCCCGAGAGTGCTAGATCCCTTAACTTTCCGGAGCTGCTATTTCTTAATCTGGAGGGCATTGGACCTCATACGGCCCGTTTTGAACACGCCCATTCACCGATTCAGGTCTCCTGTTATTTCGAGCCACCGTGCGGACAAGGACAGGTTGTGATCCTTCCTTCTGCAACAGAAGACGCGCCAATGAGCCGGGTGGTCATGGTGACGCTTCGGGAGGATGAACTGGcgaagcttttggaggatgATCTTCTTAAGAGCTTCAGCCCTACCATTTTAATGGGAGTGAACAGGAACAGAGCTTGA